The Megalops cyprinoides isolate fMegCyp1 chromosome 12, fMegCyp1.pri, whole genome shotgun sequence genome contains a region encoding:
- the ankef1b gene encoding ankyrin repeat and EF-hand domain-containing protein 1, with the protein MGSAVAEGRLESMQVYKLLQYVRERDKPQIEKMVRLGVPNLINLSEPKEGLTALHQASMANDGDMVRFLLSVGAFPDSQDKTGRTPVMLATQLGLYDIVELLASKGADMKVVDAEGRGVLFYCIQPTEAHLRCQEVALRNGADANNASFTGKPVLVQACEQADDCETMCLHLLEKGADPDNVDEETGHTALMEAARVGALNVVREILQDYGKVNDLDHNKCHATHFAAEGGFLEVLQLLSAYSADPGTVSADGSTPLHYAAAGGFADCCRFLAQRGCNPKLKNAEGLVARQIAKNCGHKAALKELKKAETLQSKLEAGEANPNQPWALTLHDWSVEHEAKLRAAFAMEADEDDEGQCSSDLISKNTFLSVLEENGAPAEPEQLEKIFAAHDKKREGRMNVNDFFKGLEYLQKAYVASSYLPKKKKKAGKGGKGKKKGKFVLPLPICMVPPDHIHRRDDGGPPHYMIERHLPFTDTNRFDRDQPPGHPIEDDSAWYLDEPETAFININHCVKKGDLESLSLAFSHRVPVDVTDRYYKTPLMTACISGNYEVAKFLIGQGADVNASDQFSWTPLHHACQAGQADIVDLLVRAGAELDPVAMNGSTPLMRAIESCRLGCVEHLLNAGADMGMMNKKEQNCMDIAKAYGDLRIINLIQEMIDSPVESKEIKRQKSSSPQEQSKTEDEVTDEVPEEPPSPSPVPPLKLPLRDSVVFQNSRINSGAASKVNITYVPKNIWSTQPTRGPLIPKTEEPRVRVSDSVDTEDVTVPADSLDE; encoded by the exons ATGGGGAGCGCGGTGGCGGAGGGGCGCCTGGAGTCGATGCAGGTGTACAAACTCCTGCAGTACGTCCGCGAGCGCGACAAGCCGCAGATCGAGAAGATGGTCCGCCTGGGCGTCCCCAACCTGATCAACCTCTCCGAGCCCAAGGAGGGACTCACTGCCCTGCACCAGGCGTCGATGGCGAACGACGGCGACATGGTCCGGTTCCTCCTCTCCGTGGGCGCCTTCCCCGACTCGCAGGACAAGACAGGGCGAACCCCGGTGATGCTGGCCACCCAGCTCGGTCTCTACGACATTGTCGAGCTCCTGGCCAGCAAGGGCGCGGACATGAAGGTGGTGGACGCGGAGGGCAGAG GGGTTCTGTTCTACTGCATCCAACCCACGGAAGCACACCTGCGCTGCCAGGAGGTGGCGCTGAGGAACGGGGCGGACGCCAACAACGCGTCCTTCACAGGGAAGCCCGTGCTGGTTCAGGCCTGCGAGCAGGCGGATGACTGTGAGACCATGTGCCTTCACCTCCTGGAGAAAGGGGCCGACCCCGACAACGTGGACGAG GAGACAGGCCATACAGCCCTGATGGAGGCGGCCAGGGTAGGGGCCCTGAACGTGGTGCGGGAGATCCTCCAGGATTACGGCAAAGTCAACGATCTCGACCACAACAAGTGCCACGCCACCCATTTCGCCGCAGAGGGGGGCTTCCTGGAG gtgctCCAGCTGCTGTCTGCGTATTCAGCTGATCCGGGCACAGTTTCAGCAGACGGGAGCACACCACTGCACTATGCGGCAGCGGGAGGCTTTGCTGACTGCTGCAGGTTTCTTGCCCAGAGAG GCTGCAACCCCAAGCTGAAGAACGCGGAAGGACTGGTCGCGCGGCAGATCGCCAAAAACTGCGGCCACAAGGCGGCGctgaaggagctgaagaaggCGGAGACTCTGCAGTCGAAGCTGGAGGCCGGGGAGGCCAACCCCAACCAGCCCTGGGCCCTGACGCTCCATGACTGGTCCGTGGAGCACGAGGCCAAACTCCGCGCCGCCTTCGCGATGGAGGCCGACGAGGACGACGAGGGCCAGTGCTCCTCGGATCTCATCTCCAAGAACACCTTCCTGTCCGTGCTGGAGGAGAACGGGGCACCGGCCGAGCCCGAGCAGCTCGAGAAGATCTTCGCTGCCCACGACAAAAAGCGTGAGGGCCGGATGAACGTCAACGACTTCTTCAAGGGCCTGGAGTACCTGCAGAAGGCCTATGTGGCCTCGTCCTATCTCccgaagaagaagaagaaggccGGCAAGGGCGGGAAGGGGAAGAAGAAAGGGAAGTTCGTCCTGCCCCTACCCATCTGTATGGTCCCGCCCGACCACATCCATCGCCGTGACGACGGGGGCCCGCCGCACTACATGATCGAACGGCACCTCCCCTTCACGGACACCAACCGCTTCGACCGCGACCAGCCACCTGGGCACCCCATTGAGGATGACTCGGCCTGGTACCTGGACGAGCCCGAGACGGCCTTCATCAACATCAACCACTGCGTGAAGAAGGGGGACCTGGAGTCTCTGAGCCTGGCCTTTAGCCACCGCGTGCCCGTGGACGTTACCGACCGCTACTACAAGACACCCCTCATGACCGCCTGCATTAGCGGAAACTACGAGGTCGCCAAGTTCCTCATTGGCCAGGG GGCCGACGTGAACGCCAGTGACCAGTTCAGCTGGACCCCCCTGCACCACGCCTGTCAGGCAGGCCAGGCGGACATTGTGGACCTGCTGGTGCGGGCAGGGGCAGAGCTGGACCCGGTCGCCATGAACGGGTCCACCCCGCTCATGAGAGCCATTGAGAGCTGCCGGCTTGGCTGTGTGGAGCACCTCCTCAACGCCGGTGCTGACATGGGCATGATGAATAAGAAAg AGCAAAATTGCATGGACATTGCCAAAGCTTACGGGGACTTGAGGATAATTAACTTGATCCAAGAGATGATTGATTCCCCAGTGGAAAGCAAGGAGATCAAGAGACAAAAGTCTTCCAGCCCCCAGGAACAATCAAAAACCGAAGATGAGGTCACAGATGAG GTTCCAGAGgaacccccttccccctcccccgtGCCCCCACTGAAGCTACCTCTGAGGGACAGCGTCGTATTCCAAAACTCTCGGATCAACAGCGGTGCCGCCAGCAAAGTCAACATCACCTACGTTCCGAAAAAC ATCTGGAGCACACAGCCAACCAGAGGTCCTCTCATTCCAAAGACAGAGGAGCCGAGGGTGAGAGTCTCTGACAGCGTGGACACGGAGGACGTCACAGTGCCTGCGGACAGCCTGGACGAGTAG